One genomic segment of Primulina eburnea isolate SZY01 unplaced genomic scaffold, ASM2296580v1 ctg198, whole genome shotgun sequence includes these proteins:
- the LOC140820847 gene encoding uncharacterized protein, which yields MSSRFQAAVLVSAPCYPNSVAWSEENLVAVASGSLVTILNPAKPSGAGCRGVISVLPSKPFSIGVINAGDFLSGCLFPMHVSRDTRPCVRSISWSPAGLASNAGCLLAVCTTVGGIKLYRFPFCDFSAEWIEVMDISEMMYNYLSKINFGESQIISSESLDVIESRDNAESECPNEPPVSSCCKKLDNVKENNTWEIIPISVSEGTPLKIKECNVQLITAQQYASRINAMLTPLIVAWSPILRTSEDWVSIPHNSSGCCSILATGLKCGLISFWRIDAPEIYSIITPELPCKASNGGFLKVTGLAWAFDGLCLYSCCQVPYVYDSCFGLAVSHGSLAIAVARRFGSDLLNPMYQERTQKAAIEFLSIEGQQLDTSSNICFDIDFGSFPGFPEVELIWWEKNILWSLILCGSFSGLLNILDIVAALVSFKQSIPNYVEHILQKWLTSYYGSNFGIYLLSDVPTNFCDVECWRPDEWPQLEHYISLHEKIVEDDLKFLAAKVGKIKKRRESFEYEEHCSFCSAIVPFESIEYAICSGVKNGNGVDQTHKPHRCSPSRNLSNHVVPYVGYFYKDYSLNIYSPHLQYNEIPL from the exons ATGTCTTCCCGCTTCCAAGCAGCGGTGCTCGTATCAGCGCCTTGTTATCCGAATTCTGTTGCTTGGTCCGAAGAGAATCTGGTGGCGGTCGCTTCTGGTAGCCTCGTTACGATCCTG AATCCTGCTAAACCTTCTGGAGCTGGATGTCGAGGTGTAATTTCTGTTCTCCCAAGCAAGCCTTTTTCCATTGGTGTCATAAATGCTGGAG ATTTTCTCTCTGGGTGCTTGTTTCCAATGCATGTGTCGCGGGATACACGACCATGTGTTAGGTCAATTTCCTGGTCTCCTGCAGGTCTTGCTAGCAATGCTGG TTGTTTGCTTGCTGTTTGCACCACTGTGGGAGGCATCAAACTTTACCGCTTTCCCTTCTGTGATTTTTCGGCTGAATGGATTGAG GTTATGGACATATCAGAGATGATGTATAATTATCTTTCCAAGATCAATTTCGGAGAGTCTCAAATTATATCTTCAGAAAGTTTAGAT GTGATAGAGAGTAGAGATAATGCAGAATCTGAATGCCCTAATGAGCCACCTGTATCTA GTTGCTGCAAAAAACTTGACAATGTAAAAGAAAACAATACATGGGAAATTATTCCCATATCTGTTTCTGAAGGGACACCTCTGAAGATCAAAGAATGCAATGTTCAACTAATAACGGCACAACAATATGCTTCTCGCATTAATGCAATGCTGACACCCCTTATTGTGGCTTGGTCACCGATTCTgaggacatctgaagattgggtTTCTATTCCTCATAACTCCTCGGGCTGCTGCTCTATTCTTGCTACTGGATTGAAATGTGGTCTAATTTCATTCTGGAGAATTGATGCACCAGAGATTTATTCCATTATTACCCCTGAACTCCCATGTAAAGCATCAAATGGTGGCTTTCTCAAG GTCACTGGTttagcttgggcttttgatggaCTCTGCTTGTACAGCTGCTGCCAG GTTCCATATGTATATGATTCTTGCTTTGGTCTGGCAGTATCTCATGGGAGCTTGGCAATTGCTGTG GCTCGAAGATTTGGTTCTGATTTATTAAATCCCATGTACCAGGAAAG AACTCAGAAAGCTGCTATCGAGTTCCTTTCGATTGAAGGGCAGCAATTGGACACTTCCTCCAATATATGTTTTGATATTGATTTCGGATCATTTCCTGGTTTCCCTGAGGTAGAATTAATTTGGTgggaaaaaaacatattatggtCTCTGATTCTGTGTGGGAGTTTCAGTGGGCTTCTGAACATTTTGGATATTGTGGCAGCCCTCGTGTCTTTCAAACAGTCAATACCAAACTATGTAGAGCATATTCTGCAGAAATGGTTGACATCTTATTATGGATCCAATTTTGGCATTT ATCTTCTGTCAGATGTGCCAACAAATTTTTGCGATGTTGAATGTTGGCGTCCTGATGAATGGCCACAACTGGAGCACTATATCTCACTTCATGAGAAAATTGTCGAGGatgatttaaaatttcttgCTGCCAAAGTTGGTAAAATTAAGAAGAG GAGAGAGAGTTTTGAATATGAAGAACATTGCAGTTTTTGTTCAGCAATTGTGCCTTTTGAATCAATAGAATACGCCATTTGTTCGGGAGTGAAGAATGGCAATGGAGTTGATCAAACCCATAAGCCACACCGGTGTTCT ccttcaagaaatctttCTAACCATGTTGTCCCTTATGTGGGATACTTCTACAAAGATTATAGTCTGAATATTTACTCTCCCCATCTCCAGTATAACGAAATTCCTCTTTAA